One window of the Cydia splendana chromosome 18, ilCydSple1.2, whole genome shotgun sequence genome contains the following:
- the LOC134799122 gene encoding silk gland factor 1 has protein sequence MISQKLSYGDVPTSASLSSLSPGLAPPYVNSMGCMPAQPYPNLYSNNMVAGGSCMGSPGVGYSPPSTMASCMGGAGGVPYGSLPREQEAASPTSALQRARNDKTYRRSYTHAKPPYSYISLITMAIQNNPTRMLTLSEIYQFIMDLFPFYRQNQQRWQNSIRHSLSFNDCFVKVPRTPDKPGKGSFWTLHPDSGNMFENGCFLRRQKRFKDEKKEVIRQAQKATHGHGHHGGHEKRDHHDKGGELRPAGGGVGDDKEMRDELLAQLHAAPELCLPEHTPLALEHYAQLKQEPPGYAPAPHPFSITRLLPGADTKSDLKMYDVNYGYGHSAENYYQSSLYHHHHAHAQPPL, from the coding sequence ATGATCTCGCAGAAGCTGTCGTACGGCGACGTGCCGACGTCCGCGTCGCTGAGCTCGCTGTCGCCGGGCCTCGCGCCGCCCTACGTGAACAGCATGGGCTGCATGCCAGCCCAGCCCTACCCGAACCTGTACTCCAACAACATGGTGGCCGGCGGATCTTGCATGGGCTCCCCGGGCGTGGGCTACTCGCCGCCCAGCACCATGGCGTCCTGCATGGGCGGCGCCGGCGGAGTACCCTACGGGTCCCTGCCGAGGGAACAGGAGGCCGCTTCGCCGACCTCGGCGCTCCAGCGAGCGCGGAACGACAAAACCTACCGCCGATCCTACACGCACGCGAAACCGCCCTACTCCTACATCTCGCTCATCACTATGGCCATCCAGAACAACCCCACGCGAATGCTAACGCTCTCGGAAATCTACCAGTTCATCATGGATTTATTCCCGTTCTACAGACAAAACCAGCAGCGCTGGCAGAACTCCATCCGGCATTCGCTATCTTTCAACGACTGCTTCGTGAAAGTTCCGCGGACGCCCGACAAGCCCGGGAAGGGGTCGTTCTGGACGCTGCATCCGGACAGCGGGAACATGTTTGAGAACGGCTGTTTCCTCCGTCGTCAAAAGCGATTTAAAGACGAAAAGAAGGAGGTGATTAGACAAGCGCAGAAAGCGACGCACGGGCACGGACACCACGGAGGGCACGAGAAGAGAGATCACCATGATAAGGGCGGGGAGCTTCGGCCGGCCGGCGGCGGCGTCGGCGACGACAAAGAGATGCGCGACGAGCTGCTCGCTCAGCTCCACGCCGCGCCCGAGCTGTGCCTGCCCGAGCACACGCCGCTAGCCCTCGAGCACTACGCGCAGCTGAAGCAGGAGCCGCCCGGGTACGCGCCCGCGCCGCACCCCTTCAGCATCACGCGGCTGCTGCCCGGCGCCGACACCAAGTCCGACCTGAAGATGTACGACGTCAACTACGGGTACGGGCACTCGGCGGAGAACTACTACCAGTCGTCGCTGTACCACCATCACCACGCGCACGCGCAGCCGCCCTTGTGA